The DNA window GGGTCGGCTCCGGGGTACGGGTCGGGCCGGGCGCGGCGCCCGCCGGCGCACCGACCAGGATCGCAGCCACAATCAGCAGGAAGGCGGCAGTCAAACCTACCGCTCGGAACGGAGTCACGCCCGGCTCTTTCGGAGTTACGGAATCGGCACGACCTCGTCCCGAGGAACAGCCCGGGGACGGGGTTTCGATCATGGGTCGAGCATCCCGTCCGGGGCGGCCTTTTTCAAGCCGAAAGCGGCCGCCGCGGCGGTGCGGTCACAGAACGGTCAACTGCCCGCCGAGGCGCCAGTCGATTCCGCAAAGGCCTGGCTCAGCAACTGGCCGAGCTCGCCACTGGCCGCGAGTTCTTCCACGACGTCGCAACCGCCGACGAACTCGCCCGCGATGTACACCTGCGGAAGTGTCGGCCACTTCGAGAAGACCTTGATCGCCTCGCGCTTCTCGGGATCTTCGAGGATGTTCACGTGCGCAAACGGCTTACCCGCGGCCCGCAGCACCTCGACGGTGCGGGCCGAAAAGCCGCACATCGGAAAGCTGGGCGTGCCCTTCATGTAGATGATCACCTTGTTCGCCGCGATCTCGTTCTTGATATCGGCCATCACGTCTCGCGCCATTTCTTTCTCCTTCGCCCGACCGGGATCAGCCCTGCCGGGTCCACTCTTCCGGGGTGTAGGCCTTGATGGACAGCGCGTGCACGCGATCCGCCATCGCCCCTTTCAGGCTCTCGTACACGAGTTGATGCCGGGCGACGAGACGCTTACCCGCGAACTCCGCAGCCACGACGGTCGCCTCGAAATGATTGCCGTCGCCCACTGTGTCGATCACGCGCACCGTCGCTCCCGGCACACCTGCACGAATCAGCGCCTCGATATCGGCTGGACCCATCTAACCCTCACCGGTGTTCTGAGCGCCACCGAACATAACATGCGCCGATGCACCGGCAAGCGGGGCGTCCCCCTCGGCGTGCGCGGGCCGCCCCCTCGCTACCGCATCCGGCGGCGATACCAGGACGAAGCGGGACCGTCCGGGGCTCAGCCGCGCTCGTAGCGCCAGCCGGATTCGACGATCCACAGGCGATGGCGCGGGCCCGCCACGTCGACCTCGCCGGCCTCGTACCCTGCATCGCCCTCGTACAAGGAACAGGCGCCGTCCGCGGTGGTAAACAGCTTCGGCAGGAATCGCAGCACGCCGTCACGCGCCACTGCGGTCAGCACCGCGGAGACCGTCGGCTGACCGTCAAGGTAAGTCAACGTCACGAACGTCGGTGGAGGCAGAGTGATGGCGCCGGCTTTGTGCGCTACCAGCGCCGCCGCCGGACGCATCCACTCGTAGGCGTGAATCTCGCCCCCATCGACTTCGACTTGTTCATCTCCGACCCGTCCGACGAAGAACCAGGTGTCGAACCGCTTCGGCAAACGCATCGGAGTCACCCAGCGGGCGAAGGCCACCAGCGCATCCGCGTCAACCGCGAGCCCCGCCTCCTCGCGCGCCTCGCGGGCGGCAGCACGGCGGGCCGCCGCAACGACGTCATCCCCATCGCCAGCATAATCGTCGGGATCTATCCGTCCACCCGGAAAAACCCACGCCCCGCCGTGGAATGCCAGCTCGGCGTTGCGCTGGACCAGCAAGACCTCGCAGCCCCCCGGGCGGTCGCGCAATAAGACCACCGTGGCCGCCGGGTGCGCTGGGGATGGCGTCGTCGGCATACGGCCGATGTTTGTAGCGCGCCCTGGCCAGTCGCCGCAATCGCACTGGCTAGATGCAGCCGCCGGTGGACAGCTTCTCGCGTTCGGGTCCATTGACCGGGCCATCACGCTCGTGCGAATGAGGCCGGTCATGGACGAATCGGTTCTGCACGCGATTCGCACGCGGGCGCAGGCACTCGCTCAGAGCGTCATCGACGTCCGCCGCGACATTCACAGCAATCCCGAGCTGGGCAATTGCGAACGACGGACACCGGCCCTGGTCGCCGATACCCTGCGCCCTCTCGGCTTCGACATTCGCGAGGGCGTCGGCGGCACCGGCGTCGTGGCCACTTTACGCGGTGGCCGACCGGGCCGCACGATCGCACTGCGCGCCGACATGGACGCCCTGCCGTTAAACGAGGAGAGCGACCATGCTTACCGTTCGTGTGTTCCCGGCGTCATGCACGCCTGCGGACATGACGGACACGTGGCCATGGCACTCGGCGCGGCGCGTGTCCTGCACGAGCTGCGCGACCATCTCCGGGGCAACGTCAGGTTCCTCTTCCAGCCCGCCGAAGAGACCATCGGCGGCGCGAACGAGATGATCGCCGACGGTTGCCTGGCTGCCGATCCGCCCGTCGACGCCGTCTTCGGGCTCCACCTCTGGCCACTCATGCCGGCGGGCCAACTCAGTCTGAAGCCAGGCCCGATCATGGCCAGCGCGGATCTCCTGCGCATCGTCGTCAAGGGCGAGGGCGGCCACGCCAGCGAACCCCACACCTGCACCGATCCCGTGCCTGTGGCGGCCCAGGTCATCAACAACCTGCAGGCGCTGATCACCCGGCGCTTCGATGCCCGCAGTCCGGTGGTGGTAACGATCACGTACATGCAGGCGGGCTCGGCCTTCAACATCATACCGCCGGAGGTGGTGCTGGGCGGCACCGTGCGCACCGTCGACCCGGAGGTCCGCGCCGCAGTCCCGGCCCGCATCGAGCACCTGGTCCGGCACACGACGGCGGCGTTCGGTGCCGACGCGGAGGTCACTTACATCCGCGGCTCCGGCGTGGTGATGAACCACCCGGGTTTCACCGGGTTTGTCCGGCAGACGATTCAGGCCGCGCGCGGCAGCGAGAGCATCCACGACATGGCGCAGCCGATCATGGGCGCCGAGGACTTCGGAGCATTTCTGGAACAGGTCCCCGGCGCCTTCGCATTCCTCGGCGCGCGGCCCACGCACCAGGAGCCGTATCCGTGCCACCACCCCCGGTTCGACATCGACGAACAGGCGCTGCCGGAAGGGGTGGAGATCCTGGCAACGGTGGCGATGAAGTTCCTCGACCGGGAGGCGGAGGTAGACGGCTAGGAGCCTTCCCTTAATCCGGGCGCAGGGCCTGCCCCACGCCCCCGCGAAGGGACGCGGCGAAAAAGAGGCGGGCTGTCGGCGGCCACCGGTTGCTTCGCCCGCGCAAAGGCCATAGCGTTCGTGGGCATGCCGTCGGTGCCGCCGCGTCTCGCCGTGTTGCTCTCCGGGGAGGGGACAACCCTGCAGAATCTGATCGACCGGATCGCCGACGGTCGTCTCGGCGCGGAGATCGTCGTGGCGATTTCCTCGCGCGCCGGCGTTGGGGGTCTGGAACGGGCGCGGCGCGCCGGGATTCCCGCTATTGCAGTCGAGCGCAAGGCGTTTCCCGACGTCGACGCCTTCAACGACGCTCTGCACGCCGAACTTGGACGTCGACCCGTCGATCTCGTGGTGTTGGCGGGTTTCCTTTCTCCTTTTCAGTTGCGGGACCGCTACGTTGGCCGGGTACTCAACATCCACCCGGCACTCATCCCCGCGTTCTGTGGCAAGGGGCTCTATGGCGAGCGGGTCCACCGTGCCGTCATCGAGGCGGGGGTAAAGGTAACCGGTTGCACGGTGCACTTCGCCGACGACGAATACGACCACGGCCCCATCGTCTTGCAGGGATGCATACCGGTACTCGACGACGACACGCCGCAGACGCTGGCCGCGCGGGTGCAACAGTTGGAAAACGAGCTCTACCCGGCGGCAATCCAATTGTATGCCGAGGGGCGACTAGTGGTGTCGGGACGACGGGTCACGTTGCGCCCGCTGCCGAGCGCGACGGTGGCCGGCTGAGCGACGGCCGGACTAACTGCCCGACGCGGCGGGCTCGGCGGTCTTGGGCGGCTCCTGCTTGGGCGCCTCTCTTGGTTGCGGGCGGGCGGCAATGGCCTTTTTCTTCGAGGCACCGGGCGCCAGGATCATCCCCATTAGCCGGCCTTCCATGCGTGGCGTGCTGTCGATCGAGGCAATATCGCTCAACGCATCGCTGATCTTCATGAGTTTCTCGCGGCCCAGGTTCTGGTAGGCCATCTCGCGCCCACGGAAACGCAGCGCGAACTTCACGCGGTCGCCGGCGAGCAGGAACTCGCGCGCCTTCTGGATCTGGCGCTCGATGTCGCCCACGTCGGTGCGGTAGCCGAGGCGCAGCTCCTTGACCTGCGTGGTCGCCTGTTTGCGGCGCGCCTCCGACTCCTTCTTGTGCTGCTGGTACTTGAACTTGCCGTAGTCGAGGATGCGGCAAACCGGCGGCTGCGCCGTCGGTGCTATCTCGACCAGATCGAGCTGCGCCTCCTGCGCCATGCGCAACGCATCGTCCGTCGATACGATCCCGACCTGTGAGCCATCGGCCCCGATCAGTCTGACCTGGGGCGCCCTTATGTGGCGATTGATGCGATGCGCATCAGGGGGTGGGGGAATGAACCGTGGGCCTCGTCCGCGAAACGCCAAATGACCTTCCTTTCGCCTGCGCTCTCTTCGAACCGCTTCCGTCTTTACACCGCCGCACGCCGGGACACAATGGTCCAGTCGCAGGCGGCTGGTGGCACCGCTTAGCAGCGCCCCCAAAGGAAACCACCGCCCGACCTCGGCACAACCCGCGCCAGGCAACCGGGAAGTCTCGGGTCAACCTGTCGTCCGGACTTCCTTACCCTGCCCGGCCCATCGGGCGACTCAGACCTGGAGCAACACCCGCCACAGGGCGCCGGCGGCCACCACGTCGCTGACGTGGTAGCCCTGGGCCTCGGCGGCACGGGGAAGGTCGCGCACACCCTTGGGATCGTCGAGCCAGATCTCGACGTCCGTCCCCGGCGCAAGCTCCTCGAGCCGCACCCTGGCCTTCGCCCAACTAAGTGGACAGGGCACGCCACGCAGATCGATAAGTTCGGACATGGAAGGGGCTCCGGAGCTCCGGTCGTCAACGGTCGATCGACGTTTGTCGTTTGGGAATTGGGCTGGTAGTGACCGATCGGGTAGGGGGTCAAGCCGAGACGATGATTTGTGAGGTCGGGGACGGTTGCTATAGTCAGTGGCACCCATGATCGGAACTGGCGCAGCCGCGCAACGGCGGCAGTCTAGCAAAGCACAGTGCGCCGCACACGGTCGCGCCGGGTCTGGCGGCGTAGATTCTGTAGTGGCCTGACTCCCATGGGTGCCCCGGAAGCCGACAAGTACGTCCTCCGCCACAGCATGGTGCCGCCGCGAGGGGCGGGGTTCAGGATCGATTACGCCGCCGAGCTCAACGCTTCCCAGCTCGAGGCCGTGACGACCACCACAGGTCCCATTCTCGTGGTTGCCGGCGCCGGCACCGGCAAGACGCGGACGCTGGTTTACCGTGTCGCTCG is part of the Candidatus Binatia bacterium genome and encodes:
- a CDS encoding BolA/IbaG family iron-sulfur metabolism protein; protein product: MGPADIEALIRAGVPGATVRVIDTVGDGNHFEATVVAAEFAGKRLVARHQLVYESLKGAMADRVHALSIKAYTPEEWTRQG
- a CDS encoding NUDIX domain-containing protein, with product MPTTPSPAHPAATVVLLRDRPGGCEVLLVQRNAELAFHGGAWVFPGGRIDPDDYAGDGDDVVAAARRAAAREAREEAGLAVDADALVAFARWVTPMRLPKRFDTWFFVGRVGDEQVEVDGGEIHAYEWMRPAAALVAHKAGAITLPPPTFVTLTYLDGQPTVSAVLTAVARDGVLRFLPKLFTTADGACSLYEGDAGYEAGEVDVAGPRHRLWIVESGWRYERG
- a CDS encoding M20 family metallopeptidase is translated as MDESVLHAIRTRAQALAQSVIDVRRDIHSNPELGNCERRTPALVADTLRPLGFDIREGVGGTGVVATLRGGRPGRTIALRADMDALPLNEESDHAYRSCVPGVMHACGHDGHVAMALGAARVLHELRDHLRGNVRFLFQPAEETIGGANEMIADGCLAADPPVDAVFGLHLWPLMPAGQLSLKPGPIMASADLLRIVVKGEGGHASEPHTCTDPVPVAAQVINNLQALITRRFDARSPVVVTITYMQAGSAFNIIPPEVVLGGTVRTVDPEVRAAVPARIEHLVRHTTAAFGADAEVTYIRGSGVVMNHPGFTGFVRQTIQAARGSESIHDMAQPIMGAEDFGAFLEQVPGAFAFLGARPTHQEPYPCHHPRFDIDEQALPEGVEILATVAMKFLDREAEVDG
- the purN gene encoding phosphoribosylglycinamide formyltransferase; this encodes MPSVPPRLAVLLSGEGTTLQNLIDRIADGRLGAEIVVAISSRAGVGGLERARRAGIPAIAVERKAFPDVDAFNDALHAELGRRPVDLVVLAGFLSPFQLRDRYVGRVLNIHPALIPAFCGKGLYGERVHRAVIEAGVKVTGCTVHFADDEYDHGPIVLQGCIPVLDDDTPQTLAARVQQLENELYPAAIQLYAEGRLVVSGRRVTLRPLPSATVAG
- the infC gene encoding translation initiation factor IF-3; translated protein: MAFRGRGPRFIPPPPDAHRINRHIRAPQVRLIGADGSQVGIVSTDDALRMAQEAQLDLVEIAPTAQPPVCRILDYGKFKYQQHKKESEARRKQATTQVKELRLGYRTDVGDIERQIQKAREFLLAGDRVKFALRFRGREMAYQNLGREKLMKISDALSDIASIDSTPRMEGRLMGMILAPGASKKKAIAARPQPREAPKQEPPKTAEPAASGS
- a CDS encoding sulfurtransferase TusA family protein, whose translation is MSELIDLRGVPCPLSWAKARVRLEELAPGTDVEIWLDDPKGVRDLPRAAEAQGYHVSDVVAAGALWRVLLQV
- the grxD gene encoding Grx4 family monothiol glutaredoxin, coding for MARDVMADIKNEIAANKVIIYMKGTPSFPMCGFSARTVEVLRAAGKPFAHVNILEDPEKREAIKVFSKWPTLPQVYIAGEFVGGCDVVEELAASGELGQLLSQAFAESTGASAGS